TTGCAACAGGCTGGAAACCCTATGATGCTACAAAAATAGACAATCTTGGATTTGGAAAGGTTAAAAATGTAATAACAAACATGATGCTTGAAAGACTTGCTTCAAAAAATGGACCAACTCAAGGACAAATTCTTAGACCATCAGATGGAAAGCCTGTGCAATCTGTTGCATTTGTTCAGTGTGCTGGAAGTAGAGATGAGAATCATCTTCCTTTCTGTTCATATATTTGTTGTCTTGCTTCTCTAAAACATACTTTATATATAAAAGAACAGAATCCTGAGGCTGAAGTTACAATCTTTTATATTGACATAAGAACACCAGGAAGGTATGAGAAGTTTTTCAATCAGGTTAAAGAACAAACAGGTGTGAACTTAGTTAAAGGTAAAGTCGCGGCAATTGAGCAGGATAAAGATTCAGATGATGTTGTTGTAACTGCAGAGGATATGCTTAGTGGTGAAAAGATAAGAAAGAAGGTAGATATGGTAGTTCTTGCTACAGGAATGCAACCAGAGGGCTTTGACATCAAAGTTCCAGGTCTAAAATATGCAATAGATGGATTTGTCATTGATACTGAAGGCATATATTCTACAGGCTGTGCAAAAAATCCAATGGATGTAGCAGGTTGTGGAAAAGATGCCACAGCTGCAGCCCTCAAGGCAATTCAGATAGGTTTAAGGAGGTAAGTTATGGAAAAGAAAATAGGACTATATATCTGCAAAGGCTGTGGTATAGGAGATGCGATTGATGTTGAAAAAATTTCAAATATTGCAAAGAATGCTTTAAGAGTACCTGTTGTAGCAGTTAGTGATGTTTTATGTAGCAAAGAGGGTATTGATTTAATTAAAAAAGACATTGCTGAGCAGGGGGTAAACAGTGTAGTTATTGCTGGATGCTCACCAAGAGTTAAAACCTATGAGTTTAGTTTTCCCGGTTGTTTTGTAGAAAGAGTGCCTGTAAGAGAGCTTGCAGTATGGACTATTGAATCACCTGAAGAACAGCAACAGGCTGCTGAAGACTACATCAAAATGGGTGTAATTAAAGCACAAAAAGGTGAGGTTCCTGAGCCCTATGTTATTGAGATTACTAAATCAATTCTTGTAGTCGGTGGTGGTATTTCTGGAATGA
The nucleotide sequence above comes from Thermodesulfovibrio aggregans. Encoded proteins:
- a CDS encoding CoB--CoM heterodisulfide reductase iron-sulfur subunit A family protein; its protein translation is MHHNGSPNRVLVIGGGFSGLTAGIEAAETGAEVIIVEKNPYLGGRVAQLNKYFPKICPPLCGLEINFRRIKTNPKITFYTMAQVESISGGPGDYTVKIKVNPRYVNENCTACNACTEACPQERDSDFNFGLNKTKAIYIPFEQAFPLRYVVDRNTCPKDCPAPCVEACKYNAIDLNMQPETIEVKVDSIVVATGWKPYDATKIDNLGFGKVKNVITNMMLERLASKNGPTQGQILRPSDGKPVQSVAFVQCAGSRDENHLPFCSYICCLASLKHTLYIKEQNPEAEVTIFYIDIRTPGRYEKFFNQVKEQTGVNLVKGKVAAIEQDKDSDDVVVTAEDMLSGEKIRKKVDMVVLATGMQPEGFDIKVPGLKYAIDGFVIDTEGIYSTGCAKNPMDVAGCGKDATAAALKAIQIGLRR